The proteins below come from a single Methanolobus chelungpuianus genomic window:
- a CDS encoding anthranilate synthase component II yields the protein MRVLFMNNRDSFVWNLVDYVSVFEPDTMVVPNTISPEEIREMRPDAIVISPGPGTPHKPADSGNCLDIIREFGPRIPVLGVCFGHQAINAAFGGTIEHAKGGPVHGKTSDIRHQDSRLFEGLPETFRGGRYHSLAIDELAKGLRVTAITADGIIMAVEHSEFPVYGVQFHPESILTESGMRIIGNFLRIAGMDKD from the coding sequence ATGAGAGTGCTGTTTATGAACAACAGGGATTCCTTCGTCTGGAACCTTGTGGACTACGTTTCGGTCTTCGAGCCGGATACCATGGTAGTCCCCAACACGATCTCGCCTGAAGAGATAAGGGAAATGAGACCTGACGCCATTGTCATATCTCCCGGCCCGGGCACTCCCCACAAGCCTGCAGACTCCGGCAATTGCCTGGACATCATCAGGGAGTTCGGACCCAGGATACCGGTCCTTGGGGTCTGCTTCGGCCACCAGGCCATAAATGCCGCCTTCGGGGGCACCATAGAGCATGCAAAGGGCGGGCCTGTCCATGGGAAGACTTCCGACATCAGGCATCAGGACTCTAGGCTCTTTGAGGGACTGCCGGAAACCTTCAGGGGAGGAAGATATCACTCCCTGGCAATAGATGAACTGGCAAAGGGACTGAGAGTGACTGCAATAACTGCAGACGGCATCATTATGGCTGTGGAGCACAGCGAGTTCCCGGTCTATGGAGTGCAGTTCCACCCGGAGTCCATCCTTACGGAAAGCGGCATGCGTATCATCGGTAACTTTCTGAGGATAGCGGGCATGGATAAGGATTAA
- the cysS gene encoding cysteine--tRNA ligase, whose product MALRVYNTLTREMEEFIPIHGKKVNMYVCGPTVYDHCHLGHARSYISFDVIRRYLCYRGYDVNYISNVTDVDDKILDRARETGQDPFELSARFTRSFIEDMGSLNVKAPDRQPTVTGHITEIIDAIKLLLLKGFAYATPEGNVYYDLTSSMDKIGILSHQTVEGLMEGSGARIDVEEDKKYLLDFVLWKSSSANEPGWDSPWGRGRPGWHIECTAMSMKYGSQQLDIHGGGADLIFPHHEAEIHQSEGCTGKQPFSKYWLHNGFLTIDKEKMSKSLGNFFTIKQVLEEFPPEVIRFFILNTHYRNTIDYSRLHLEEAGRAYERIANTIINVRYAMDSAPEQGGVDPGLYGEIHEAREAFIRSMDEDFNTREALANLFVFSRKVNASMSGNSPDKASLQAVLDLFSEMDDVLGVFGKDISGTQERAAEGLSDGQIDSLIQQREEARRSRDWKMADAIRDELKDKGIVIEDGKEGVRWRRTPA is encoded by the coding sequence ATGGCATTGAGAGTCTATAACACACTGACCAGGGAGATGGAAGAGTTTATCCCCATCCACGGAAAGAAAGTGAATATGTATGTATGCGGCCCTACCGTGTACGACCACTGCCACCTGGGTCATGCCAGGAGTTACATATCCTTTGATGTGATCAGGCGATACCTTTGCTATCGTGGCTACGATGTGAACTACATATCCAATGTGACGGATGTCGATGACAAGATACTGGACAGGGCACGGGAAACGGGACAGGATCCCTTCGAACTGTCCGCCAGGTTCACCAGGTCCTTTATCGAGGATATGGGAAGCCTCAATGTAAAAGCGCCTGACAGGCAACCTACGGTTACCGGCCATATAACCGAGATCATAGATGCCATCAAGTTACTGCTACTCAAGGGTTTTGCCTATGCGACACCAGAAGGTAATGTCTATTACGACCTCACAAGCTCCATGGACAAGATAGGTATACTGAGCCACCAGACAGTGGAAGGCCTGATGGAGGGCTCGGGTGCCCGCATCGATGTGGAAGAGGACAAGAAATACCTCCTTGATTTCGTGCTCTGGAAGTCATCCTCCGCAAACGAGCCGGGATGGGACAGCCCCTGGGGGAGGGGAAGGCCGGGATGGCACATTGAATGCACTGCCATGTCCATGAAGTACGGCTCGCAGCAGCTTGATATCCATGGAGGCGGGGCGGACCTTATATTCCCGCACCACGAGGCCGAGATACACCAGTCAGAAGGCTGCACGGGCAAACAGCCATTCAGTAAGTACTGGCTGCATAATGGCTTCCTGACCATCGACAAGGAGAAGATGTCCAAGTCGCTTGGTAATTTTTTCACAATAAAGCAGGTACTTGAGGAGTTTCCACCGGAAGTCATCAGGTTCTTTATACTCAATACCCATTACCGCAATACTATCGATTACAGCAGGTTGCACCTTGAAGAGGCAGGAAGGGCCTATGAAAGGATAGCCAACACAATAATCAATGTGAGATATGCCATGGACAGCGCGCCTGAGCAGGGAGGGGTGGACCCTGGTCTGTACGGCGAGATCCATGAAGCCAGGGAAGCCTTCATTCGATCAATGGACGAGGACTTCAATACGAGGGAAGCGCTGGCAAATCTCTTTGTCTTCTCCCGCAAGGTCAATGCCAGCATGTCCGGTAACAGTCCTGACAAAGCATCCCTGCAAGCTGTCCTTGATCTCTTCTCAGAGATGGACGATGTGCTGGGTGTTTTCGGGAAAGATATCAGTGGCACGCAGGAGAGAGCAGCCGAAGGACTTTCCGATGGGCAGATAGATTCCCTGATACAGCAGCGTGAGGAGGCCCGGAGATCCAGGGACTGGAAAATGGCCGATGCCATCAGGGACGAGCTAAAGGATAAGGGCATCGTAATCGAGGACGGGAAGGAAGGCGTTAGGTGGAGGCGGACACCAGCCTGA
- a CDS encoding PAS domain S-box protein: MNYEPLAGIISNAALLLALWVVYEATFLSVNVSTGLKKVLAGIVISLICIALMLNPWELSPGIFFDTRSILLGITGLFFGLAPTLIAMSVAAIFRLYQGGAGVWMGVSVITTSSLLGLFWNSRREKLKRAFGKLDLYIFGFTVHAIMLLCTFLLPPELVMNTLGKIFLPVLLIYPLVTVLLGNMLNYQIDRKKSQESLVESEELFKTVFEQSAVGMAQVGPDFIIRKVNACFCRIVGSSAEELAGKDMRKMFLTAGPDAGNEGMGQLLEGNPGSYDIEKQYVRKDGQQVWIHLYMSVVRKEDGSLKYAIAVITDITERRAAKESLEESEERFKLFMDNFPGYAYIKDETGRHLFCNRKLEERLGSRCEDLVDKSNEGVFPADTARHFSLNDRLVLQNRDTLVTEEQLQGDDGTETFLTYKFAINRKQRLPYLGGISLDITDRKQAAETLKTYNQRLSILHRIDTGIISAHSPEEIASTVLQCLRHMIGCSNVHLMLFEKDVSEAYVFASNGDAGTTFSEEARFIVQAHRQLSELHSGYVLSFHEISEFESLFSPASGSISPGTFLMAISAPLLLEGELIGALGLLSSESGFFKDEHLEIVQEVANQLVIAIQQARLNEQIRRHSCDLEERVKQRTAQLEAANKELEAFAYSVSHDLRSPLRAIDGFSRIIVEDYADRLDEEGNRLLNVVRDNAQKMDKLITDLLSLSRVSRNEMNLTNIDMSGMAGSVYRELASPEVKDRFNIDIGPMPEGYADPVLMKQVWSNLISNAMKYTLPRDEPFISMGGYREDGKNVYYVKDTGVGFDPKYEHKLFGLFQRLHTEKEFEGTGVGLAILQRIVHRHGGSVWAKGAVNEGATFYFSLPVREVSDNDGK, encoded by the coding sequence GTGAACTATGAACCGTTAGCCGGCATAATCAGTAATGCAGCATTGCTTCTTGCTCTCTGGGTAGTGTATGAAGCGACCTTTTTAAGCGTGAATGTCAGCACGGGCCTGAAAAAGGTCCTAGCGGGAATCGTCATCAGCCTTATATGTATTGCACTCATGCTGAATCCCTGGGAATTGTCCCCGGGTATATTCTTTGACACACGTTCGATCCTGCTGGGCATCACGGGGCTGTTCTTTGGTCTTGCCCCGACGCTCATAGCCATGTCAGTTGCAGCTATCTTCCGGCTATATCAGGGAGGGGCTGGCGTCTGGATGGGCGTTTCCGTCATAACCACGTCTTCTCTGCTGGGATTGTTCTGGAACAGCCGCCGTGAGAAGCTGAAAAGGGCATTCGGAAAACTTGATCTTTACATTTTTGGGTTCACTGTCCATGCCATAATGCTCCTGTGCACTTTCCTGTTGCCTCCTGAGCTTGTAATGAACACCCTCGGTAAGATCTTCCTTCCTGTTTTGCTTATCTATCCCCTGGTAACTGTCCTTCTGGGAAACATGCTGAACTATCAGATAGACAGGAAAAAGTCCCAGGAGTCACTTGTTGAAAGCGAGGAACTTTTCAAGACGGTTTTTGAACAATCGGCGGTAGGAATGGCCCAGGTTGGCCCAGACTTCATTATCCGTAAAGTGAATGCCTGCTTTTGCAGGATAGTTGGTTCCTCAGCGGAAGAACTGGCAGGAAAGGATATGCGGAAAATGTTCCTGACAGCAGGACCTGATGCTGGGAATGAGGGTATGGGCCAGCTGCTTGAAGGAAATCCCGGATCGTACGATATTGAAAAACAGTACGTGCGTAAAGACGGGCAGCAGGTATGGATACATCTTTACATGAGTGTTGTCAGAAAAGAAGATGGCTCCCTGAAGTACGCCATTGCGGTCATTACTGACATAACCGAGCGGAGGGCTGCCAAGGAATCGCTTGAGGAGAGTGAGGAGCGATTTAAACTTTTCATGGATAACTTCCCTGGATATGCATATATAAAAGACGAAACCGGAAGGCACTTGTTCTGTAACAGGAAGCTGGAGGAAAGGCTTGGGTCGAGGTGTGAGGACCTTGTGGATAAATCCAATGAAGGTGTATTCCCTGCAGATACGGCAAGGCATTTTTCCCTGAATGACCGGTTGGTATTACAAAACAGGGATACTCTTGTTACTGAGGAACAACTGCAGGGAGATGACGGTACTGAGACATTCCTTACCTATAAGTTCGCCATCAACAGGAAGCAAAGATTGCCATATCTGGGTGGTATCTCTCTTGATATCACTGACAGAAAGCAGGCAGCTGAGACTTTAAAGACCTACAACCAGCGCCTGAGCATCCTGCACCGGATAGATACTGGGATAATCAGTGCTCATTCCCCGGAAGAGATCGCAAGTACCGTACTGCAATGTCTGCGCCATATGATCGGTTGTTCCAATGTACACTTAATGCTGTTCGAAAAGGATGTTTCAGAAGCCTATGTATTTGCAAGCAACGGTGATGCGGGCACTACCTTCTCTGAAGAAGCCCGATTTATCGTCCAGGCACACAGGCAATTGAGCGAGCTGCATTCGGGGTATGTACTGTCCTTTCATGAGATCTCGGAGTTTGAAAGCTTGTTCTCTCCCGCCTCGGGTAGCATCTCCCCGGGAACCTTCCTTATGGCTATCAGTGCCCCGCTTTTGCTTGAGGGGGAACTCATCGGCGCCCTTGGTCTTTTGTCTTCCGAGTCTGGTTTTTTCAAGGATGAGCACCTGGAGATAGTCCAGGAGGTCGCTAATCAGCTTGTGATTGCCATTCAGCAGGCCCGCCTCAATGAACAGATAAGACGCCATAGCTGTGACCTGGAGGAGAGAGTAAAACAACGGACAGCACAGCTCGAGGCAGCTAACAAGGAGCTTGAAGCCTTTGCATATTCCGTATCCCACGACCTGCGGTCACCTCTCCGTGCCATCGACGGCTTTTCAAGGATAATAGTGGAAGACTACGCTGACCGCCTGGATGAAGAAGGTAACAGACTGCTCAATGTTGTGAGGGATAACGCGCAAAAAATGGATAAACTTATCACTGACCTGCTCTCTCTTTCACGTGTCAGCAGGAATGAGATGAACCTGACAAACATAGATATGTCCGGCATGGCGGGGTCCGTCTACAGAGAGCTGGCATCGCCTGAGGTAAAAGACAGATTCAATATAGACATAGGTCCGATGCCTGAGGGTTACGCAGATCCTGTCCTGATGAAGCAGGTATGGAGCAATCTGATATCCAATGCCATGAAATACACCCTTCCCCGGGATGAGCCTTTCATATCTATGGGAGGTTACAGGGAGGACGGAAAGAACGTTTACTACGTAAAAGATACGGGAGTCGGATTCGACCCTAAGTATGAGCATAAGCTTTTTGGTCTTTTCCAGCGTCTGCACACAGAGAAAGAGTTCGAAGGGACAGGCGTGGGACTTGCCATTTTACAGCGCATAGTACACCGCCACGGTGGAAGCGTCTGGGCGAAGGGTGCAGTAAACGAGGGTGCCACATTCTATTTCTCATTACCTGTCAGGGAGGTATCAGACAATGATGGAAAGTGA
- a CDS encoding PAS domain-containing protein — MEEKDQLRILFVEDMLSDMELAERELAKNGLIFVSARVETKEQFLKSLDDFRPGIIISDYSLPSFDGMQALRLSLDHDDTIPFIVFTGSMNEETAVACMKAGATDYIIKEHTKRLPYAVREALEKKKMRLSRDQAEKELAQKKEELNNYFDNALDMFSIVSTDGFFIRLNKAWERVLGFSIEELEGRLFLDFVHEEDTDAATDVYSALKAGQEISGFASRLRCIDGSYRWIEWKSSLKDGLIYAAARDITDRKRAEDALRESEEQLQLAMEVSEHGFWDWDMDSNKAYFSPKWYSILGYEPGELPMTFDTWSDLLHPDERDMVLESLLAHLKALQYFKMDYRMRSKSGKWVWVTGRSRSFRVDGQGVPHRAVGTYVDISKRKKAEEQMIIARIAAEDANRSKSEFLSNMSHELRTPLSGVIGFSDILLEELSEGLNETQKKYISTINRSGNQLLHLINKILDISSIDSGKMCMRPDRLNLRSAVEHTYTVLNPMALRKRIELSSDIDSSLIEITADVGKFKSILYNLVENSIKFTPEGGTVTISAVPEGDCIRISVSDTGIGIPLQERERIFEPFFQVDGSASRNYGGTGLGLMLVREYVKMHGGRIWVDSEPGNGSTFTFIIPARPQSAGSLWQDLSPGSGRAKKFI; from the coding sequence ATGGAAGAAAAAGACCAGCTGCGCATACTGTTCGTTGAGGACATGCTCTCTGATATGGAGCTTGCGGAGAGGGAACTGGCCAAAAACGGGCTTATCTTTGTCTCGGCAAGGGTGGAAACGAAAGAGCAATTCCTGAAGAGCCTGGATGACTTCAGGCCCGGCATTATCATCTCGGATTACTCACTTCCCTCCTTTGACGGCATGCAGGCGCTCAGGCTGTCCCTGGACCACGATGATACGATACCCTTTATCGTTTTTACAGGCTCCATGAACGAGGAGACAGCTGTGGCCTGCATGAAAGCCGGGGCTACAGACTACATTATCAAGGAGCATACAAAACGGCTCCCTTACGCTGTACGCGAGGCGCTTGAAAAGAAGAAGATGCGCCTGTCAAGAGACCAGGCTGAGAAGGAACTTGCCCAGAAGAAGGAAGAGCTGAACAACTATTTCGATAACGCTCTTGACATGTTCTCTATAGTGAGCACAGACGGTTTCTTTATACGCCTTAACAAGGCATGGGAAAGGGTGCTCGGTTTCAGTATCGAGGAACTGGAGGGGAGGTTATTTCTGGATTTTGTCCACGAGGAAGACACCGATGCGGCAACAGATGTATACTCCGCCCTGAAAGCGGGTCAGGAAATATCAGGCTTTGCCAGTCGTTTGAGATGTATTGATGGCTCTTATAGGTGGATAGAATGGAAATCCTCGCTAAAGGACGGCCTTATCTATGCAGCTGCCCGGGATATCACGGATCGTAAGCGGGCAGAGGATGCTCTCAGGGAGAGCGAGGAACAGCTGCAGTTAGCGATGGAGGTCTCAGAGCATGGTTTCTGGGACTGGGATATGGACAGCAATAAGGCCTATTTCAGTCCTAAATGGTACAGCATCCTTGGTTACGAACCCGGCGAACTCCCCATGACCTTCGATACGTGGTCGGACCTCCTTCACCCCGATGAACGGGATATGGTGCTCGAGTCCCTGCTGGCCCACCTCAAAGCCCTGCAGTATTTCAAAATGGATTATCGTATGAGGTCAAAGTCCGGTAAGTGGGTATGGGTGACCGGGCGCAGCAGGTCCTTCAGGGTGGACGGGCAGGGCGTGCCTCACAGGGCAGTGGGGACATACGTTGATATAAGCAAGCGCAAGAAGGCAGAAGAACAGATGATCATAGCAAGGATAGCTGCCGAGGATGCTAACCGCAGCAAGAGCGAGTTCCTTTCAAATATGAGCCATGAGCTCAGGACCCCTCTGAGCGGAGTGATCGGTTTTTCGGATATCCTGCTTGAGGAGCTGTCCGAGGGTTTGAACGAAACGCAAAAGAAGTACATCTCCACGATCAATCGCAGCGGCAATCAGCTACTTCATCTGATCAATAAGATACTGGATATATCCAGCATCGACTCGGGCAAGATGTGCATGAGGCCGGACCGCCTGAACCTTCGTTCTGCAGTTGAGCATACGTACACGGTTCTGAATCCCATGGCACTCAGGAAAAGGATCGAACTTAGTTCAGACATAGACAGCAGCCTTATCGAGATAACTGCCGATGTGGGGAAGTTCAAGAGCATACTGTATAATCTTGTGGAGAACTCCATCAAGTTCACGCCCGAGGGCGGGACAGTAACTATCAGTGCTGTTCCTGAGGGGGATTGCATAAGGATCTCCGTGAGTGACACCGGTATCGGTATTCCCCTGCAGGAGAGGGAGCGTATATTCGAGCCTTTTTTTCAGGTGGATGGCTCTGCATCCCGTAATTATGGAGGTACAGGCCTCGGGCTTATGCTGGTCAGGGAGTATGTGAAGATGCACGGAGGAAGAATATGGGTTGACAGTGAGCCCGGTAACGGCAGCACTTTCACATTCATCATTCCTGCAAGGCCACAGTCTGCCGGGAGCCTTTGGCAGGATCTCTCTCCCGGAAGTGGCCGGGCAAAAAAGTTCATCTAG
- a CDS encoding adenylate kinase family protein, with protein sequence MLIGITGTPGTGKTAVTSLLESRTPYRVIHLNELIKEEKLYSEVDTERDCVVADMDLVERRVWEMADPNNITVLDSHLSHHIANSAIVLRTKPDVLRARLQKRKYSAEKVQENLEAEALDIILCEAVDWCDNVFEIDTTSQSLERTFDDVVAILEGLAAGQEDKLAARYRPGSVDWSEDFFDQA encoded by the coding sequence ATGCTTATAGGTATCACGGGAACACCCGGCACCGGGAAAACAGCAGTCACCAGTCTGCTTGAGAGCAGGACTCCGTACCGCGTTATTCACCTCAATGAACTGATCAAGGAGGAGAAACTGTACTCGGAAGTGGATACCGAGAGGGACTGTGTGGTCGCCGATATGGACCTTGTTGAGAGGCGTGTGTGGGAAATGGCGGACCCCAATAACATCACTGTGCTTGACAGCCACCTCTCTCATCATATTGCCAACAGCGCCATAGTCCTGAGAACAAAGCCTGACGTGCTCAGGGCAAGGCTGCAGAAAAGGAAGTACTCCGCCGAAAAAGTCCAGGAGAACCTTGAAGCGGAAGCCCTGGACATAATTCTCTGCGAGGCTGTGGACTGGTGCGATAATGTCTTTGAGATAGATACCACATCCCAATCCCTTGAGAGAACCTTTGATGACGTTGTAGCTATCCTTGAAGGGCTTGCCGCGGGTCAGGAAGATAAACTGGCTGCCAGATACAGGCCGGGTTCTGTGGACTGGAGCGAGGATTTTTTCGATCAGGCCTAG
- a CDS encoding response regulator: MMESEVEILLVEDNPNDSELALRALKKNKIANNVVVVSDGEEALDFFFARGKFSGRDAEKVPKMVLLDLKLPKMDGLEVLKVLKDHPSTRTIPIIMLTSSKEENDIVESYRLGVNSYIVKPVDFDKFVEAVRDIGLYWLLLNQLPPGKR; the protein is encoded by the coding sequence ATGATGGAAAGTGAAGTGGAGATATTACTGGTGGAGGACAATCCCAATGATTCGGAGCTTGCTCTGAGGGCACTGAAGAAGAACAAGATAGCAAACAATGTCGTGGTTGTATCTGATGGCGAAGAGGCTCTTGACTTTTTCTTTGCAAGAGGCAAGTTTTCCGGGAGGGATGCGGAGAAGGTTCCAAAAATGGTTCTCCTGGACCTGAAGTTGCCTAAAATGGACGGACTGGAGGTTTTGAAAGTGCTTAAAGACCATCCTTCCACAAGGACCATTCCCATAATCATGCTTACGTCCTCCAAGGAAGAGAATGATATTGTGGAGAGCTATCGCCTGGGTGTTAACAGTTATATCGTCAAGCCGGTGGATTTTGACAAGTTCGTCGAGGCTGTCCGGGATATAGGCCTGTACTGGCTTCTTCTGAACCAGTTGCCCCCAGGTAAAAGGTGA
- the trpE gene encoding anthranilate synthase component I, with product MPDFDLSKEEFVSLVRGSQKPAIVQLMAKVESVCTPLQLYATLQNAGHSYLLESVEKEKRHARYSFAGFEPEIVVSIKDSFLTIECQVSSELSQYIYRRVKAMGPAESLIGGRYRVRIKEGRDALDAFRDIFPTSNDTVLLNRKRFDRQTFLGGAIGYNSYDLVYGSWLGIDKKPDADTPDMHFAIMTKTFVFDHLTGETYIVITPFVTEESDLEAVYEHACADARLMERSLHMAAVIGISDSILGNVDAEEPVADTDQETFEKAVLRAKEHIVDGDIFQIVLSRRYTVRMSQTPLQLYIRLRNINPSPYMYIFNFRDIGIVGASPETLMTVYDRKVITNPIAGTCPRGSTEEEDRMLASRMLDDGKERAEHIMLVDLGRNDVRMVSKGGTVNVDDLMSVIKYSHVQHIESTVSGEMRDECDQFDATRAIFPAGTLSGAPKVRAMEIIHRLESTARGIYGGGVGYYSWNGDADFAIVIRTVLIKQNTAYVQAGAGIVADSEPAYEFQETERKMAAMIKAIGGKQ from the coding sequence ATGCCTGATTTTGATCTTAGTAAGGAAGAGTTCGTATCCCTTGTAAGGGGTTCGCAGAAACCCGCGATCGTGCAGCTTATGGCAAAGGTGGAGAGTGTATGTACACCACTCCAGTTATACGCGACCCTGCAGAATGCGGGTCACTCCTATCTCCTGGAATCAGTGGAGAAAGAGAAGAGGCATGCCAGGTACTCTTTTGCAGGCTTCGAGCCTGAGATAGTGGTGTCCATAAAGGATAGCTTCCTGACAATTGAATGTCAGGTAAGCTCCGAACTCTCACAATATATATACAGGAGGGTGAAGGCCATGGGACCGGCAGAGTCACTTATCGGGGGCAGGTACAGGGTAAGGATAAAGGAAGGCAGGGACGCACTGGATGCATTCCGTGACATCTTCCCCACAAGCAATGATACTGTCCTGCTGAACCGGAAGCGTTTTGACAGGCAGACATTCCTGGGAGGGGCTATCGGATACAACAGCTACGACCTTGTTTACGGTTCCTGGTTGGGAATAGATAAGAAGCCTGATGCGGACACCCCGGATATGCACTTTGCCATTATGACCAAGACCTTTGTCTTCGACCATCTGACCGGTGAAACCTACATAGTCATTACACCGTTCGTGACAGAGGAGAGCGATCTTGAGGCAGTCTACGAGCACGCCTGCGCGGATGCAAGGCTGATGGAGAGATCACTGCACATGGCAGCAGTCATTGGCATAAGTGACAGCATCCTCGGAAATGTCGATGCGGAGGAACCTGTGGCCGATACAGACCAGGAGACCTTCGAGAAGGCAGTCCTCCGGGCAAAGGAGCACATTGTTGACGGGGACATATTCCAGATAGTGCTCTCACGAAGATACACTGTCAGGATGAGCCAGACACCCCTGCAGCTGTACATCCGATTGAGGAATATCAACCCAAGCCCTTACATGTATATATTCAATTTCAGGGACATAGGCATCGTGGGTGCAAGCCCTGAAACCCTGATGACAGTCTATGACAGGAAAGTGATAACCAACCCCATAGCCGGAACCTGTCCCAGGGGCAGCACCGAGGAGGAGGACAGGATGCTTGCCTCCCGGATGCTTGATGACGGGAAGGAGCGGGCCGAACACATAATGCTGGTGGACCTCGGGCGCAACGATGTGAGGATGGTATCAAAGGGCGGCACTGTAAATGTCGATGACCTGATGAGCGTCATCAAGTACTCCCACGTGCAGCATATCGAGAGCACTGTGAGCGGGGAGATGAGGGACGAATGCGACCAGTTCGACGCCACACGGGCCATCTTCCCGGCAGGCACACTGTCAGGGGCTCCTAAGGTCCGGGCAATGGAAATCATCCACAGGCTGGAATCGACAGCCAGAGGCATCTATGGAGGTGGGGTCGGCTATTACTCCTGGAACGGGGATGCTGACTTTGCCATTGTCATAAGGACGGTGTTGATCAAGCAGAACACAGCCTATGTCCAGGCTGGTGCGGGGATAGTCGCTGACTCAGAACCCGCTTACGAGTTCCAGGAAACCGAGAGAAAGATGGCCGCCATGATAAAAGCCATAGGAGGGAAACAATGA
- a CDS encoding phosphoribosylanthranilate isomerase: MPKVKICGMQCAEDIDMAVRCGADAVGFITEVPVQTPRKIDAAAASRLIDRVPPFVDSVLVIMPDSASQALELIGQVRPDAIQIHNDLGAEDIGIIRDGLKGSRQRVIKTLPVPADSAGDTRNLLTQVEELSDAGSVDAILLDSARAGMSGGTGLTHDWSVSREIVENTDIPVILAGGLKPENVRHAVDEVLPFAVDTASGVETDGKKDPAKVCRFIKEARCTNA; the protein is encoded by the coding sequence ATGCCAAAAGTGAAGATATGCGGTATGCAGTGTGCTGAAGACATCGACATGGCTGTCAGATGCGGGGCCGATGCAGTGGGTTTCATCACCGAGGTGCCCGTACAGACTCCCAGGAAGATAGACGCAGCTGCAGCCTCCCGGCTTATCGACCGTGTGCCTCCTTTCGTTGACTCCGTACTTGTCATAATGCCGGACAGTGCCTCACAGGCCCTGGAGCTTATCGGGCAGGTGCGCCCGGATGCTATCCAGATACATAACGACCTGGGAGCGGAGGATATCGGCATCATAAGGGACGGGCTGAAAGGCAGCAGACAGAGAGTGATCAAGACTCTCCCGGTGCCTGCAGATTCCGCCGGAGATACCAGGAACCTTCTGACACAAGTTGAAGAGCTTAGTGATGCCGGATCGGTAGACGCCATACTGCTTGACTCAGCAAGGGCCGGGATGAGCGGGGGCACAGGGCTTACCCATGACTGGTCGGTAAGCAGGGAAATCGTGGAAAATACGGATATTCCGGTAATACTTGCCGGCGGGCTGAAGCCGGAGAACGTCCGTCATGCAGTTGATGAGGTCCTGCCCTTTGCAGTGGATACTGCTTCCGGTGTTGAGACGGACGGAAAGAAGGACCCTGCAAAGGTATGCAGGTTCATAAAAGAAGCAAGGTGTACCAATGCCTGA